A region from the Ictalurus punctatus breed USDA103 chromosome 25, Coco_2.0, whole genome shotgun sequence genome encodes:
- the LOC108261526 gene encoding leukocyte elastase inhibitor isoform X1, translating into MESLSVANTNFALHLFTKIKEGNKTGNVFYSPLSISSALAMVSLGAAGNTATQMSEVLCFNKPVKPKSVQPVAVQQAQQAQKVQLPSALPKVLHHNKAKDNVHVSFNKLMAELNKAGAPYALSTANRLYAEQTYKFVEKFLKETKTHYHAELETVDFKANAESARVNINNWVEKQTKDKIKNLLEKGAVDNSTRLVLVNAIYFKGSWEEQFKVETTQERPFKLNKKETKPVQMMNQEAEFPLAFIPDLRCKILEMPYKGMELSMLIMLPDEIEDNTTGLEKLERQLTYDNFMEWTRPDMMDTVQVQVSLPRFKLEKTYDMNELLISMGMVDAFDKGKCDFSHMSPCDDLVLSEVVHKSFVEVNEEGTEAAAATATGMLTCCLTPPRKERFVADHPFLFFIQHKPTRSILFCGRYSAP; encoded by the exons ATGGAGTCTCTTTCAGTGGCAAACACCAATTTTGCACTTCACCTATTCACCAAGATCAAGGAAGGCAACAAAACCGGGAATGTCTTCTACTCTCCTCTCAGCATCTCTTCTGCGCTGGCCATGGTGTCTCTCGGAGCTGCAGGCAACACAGCAACTCAGATGTCTGAG GTCTTGTGCTTCAACAAACCAGTGAAGCCTAAGTCTGTTCAACCAGTAGCAGTCCAACAGGCACAGCAAGCTCAGAAGGTCCAGTTACCATCGGCTTTACCAAAG GTTCTGCACCACAACAAAGCCAAGGACAACGTCCACGTCAGCTTCAACAAGCTGATGGCCGAACTGAACAAAGCAGGAGCTCCGTATGCCCTCAGCACGGCCAATAGGCTTTATGCAGAGCAGACCTACAAATTTGTGGAG aaatttcTGAAGGAGACAAAAACACACTACCATGCTGAGCTGGAAACTGTTGACTTTAAAGCAAATGCAGAATCTGCACGGGTCAATATTAATAACTGGGTGGAGAAGCAAACAAAAG ATAAGATCAAGAACTTGTTGGAAAAAGGAGCTGTTGATAATTCGACCAGACTTGTCTTGGTGAATGCCATCTACTTCAAGGGCAGCTGGGAGGAGCAGTTTAAGGTCGAAACAACACAGGAGCGTCCTTTCAAGCTGAACAAG AAAGAAACTAAACCAGTGCAGATGATGAATCAGGAGGCAGAGTTTCCCCTGGCCTTCATTCCTGATCTGCGGTGCAAGATTCTTGAAATGCCATATAAGGGCATGGAGCTCAGCATGCTAATTATGCTACCTGATGAGATTGAAGATAACACTACTGGCCTTGAGAAG CTTGAGCGCCAGCTCACTTATGACAACTTCATGGAGTGGACACGGCCTGATATGATGGACACTGTGCAGGTGCAGGTGTCTTTGCCGCGATTCAAACTGGAGAAAACCTATGACATGAACGAGCTGCTCATCAGCATGGGCATGGTAGATGCCTTTGACAAGGGCAAGTGTGATTTTTCACACATGTCTCCTTGCGATGACCTGGTGCTCTCCGAGGTGGTGCATAAGTCTTTTGTAGAAGTGAATGAGGAAGGCACTGAAGCAGCTGCAGCCACCGCGACCGGCATGCTGACGTGTTGTCTCACTCCTCCCCGAAAAGAGCGCTTTGTGGCAGACCACCCCTTCCTCTTTTTCATTCAACACAAACCAACCCGAAGCATTCTCTTTTGTGGACGCTACAGCGCTCCTTAA
- the LOC108261526 gene encoding leukocyte elastase inhibitor isoform X2, whose protein sequence is MESLSVANTNFALHLFTKIKEGNKTGNVFYSPLSISSALAMVSLGAAGNTATQMSEVLHHNKAKDNVHVSFNKLMAELNKAGAPYALSTANRLYAEQTYKFVEKFLKETKTHYHAELETVDFKANAESARVNINNWVEKQTKDKIKNLLEKGAVDNSTRLVLVNAIYFKGSWEEQFKVETTQERPFKLNKKETKPVQMMNQEAEFPLAFIPDLRCKILEMPYKGMELSMLIMLPDEIEDNTTGLEKLERQLTYDNFMEWTRPDMMDTVQVQVSLPRFKLEKTYDMNELLISMGMVDAFDKGKCDFSHMSPCDDLVLSEVVHKSFVEVNEEGTEAAAATATGMLTCCLTPPRKERFVADHPFLFFIQHKPTRSILFCGRYSAP, encoded by the exons ATGGAGTCTCTTTCAGTGGCAAACACCAATTTTGCACTTCACCTATTCACCAAGATCAAGGAAGGCAACAAAACCGGGAATGTCTTCTACTCTCCTCTCAGCATCTCTTCTGCGCTGGCCATGGTGTCTCTCGGAGCTGCAGGCAACACAGCAACTCAGATGTCTGAG GTTCTGCACCACAACAAAGCCAAGGACAACGTCCACGTCAGCTTCAACAAGCTGATGGCCGAACTGAACAAAGCAGGAGCTCCGTATGCCCTCAGCACGGCCAATAGGCTTTATGCAGAGCAGACCTACAAATTTGTGGAG aaatttcTGAAGGAGACAAAAACACACTACCATGCTGAGCTGGAAACTGTTGACTTTAAAGCAAATGCAGAATCTGCACGGGTCAATATTAATAACTGGGTGGAGAAGCAAACAAAAG ATAAGATCAAGAACTTGTTGGAAAAAGGAGCTGTTGATAATTCGACCAGACTTGTCTTGGTGAATGCCATCTACTTCAAGGGCAGCTGGGAGGAGCAGTTTAAGGTCGAAACAACACAGGAGCGTCCTTTCAAGCTGAACAAG AAAGAAACTAAACCAGTGCAGATGATGAATCAGGAGGCAGAGTTTCCCCTGGCCTTCATTCCTGATCTGCGGTGCAAGATTCTTGAAATGCCATATAAGGGCATGGAGCTCAGCATGCTAATTATGCTACCTGATGAGATTGAAGATAACACTACTGGCCTTGAGAAG CTTGAGCGCCAGCTCACTTATGACAACTTCATGGAGTGGACACGGCCTGATATGATGGACACTGTGCAGGTGCAGGTGTCTTTGCCGCGATTCAAACTGGAGAAAACCTATGACATGAACGAGCTGCTCATCAGCATGGGCATGGTAGATGCCTTTGACAAGGGCAAGTGTGATTTTTCACACATGTCTCCTTGCGATGACCTGGTGCTCTCCGAGGTGGTGCATAAGTCTTTTGTAGAAGTGAATGAGGAAGGCACTGAAGCAGCTGCAGCCACCGCGACCGGCATGCTGACGTGTTGTCTCACTCCTCCCCGAAAAGAGCGCTTTGTGGCAGACCACCCCTTCCTCTTTTTCATTCAACACAAACCAACCCGAAGCATTCTCTTTTGTGGACGCTACAGCGCTCCTTAA